One Thalassotalea hakodatensis DNA segment encodes these proteins:
- a CDS encoding ABC transporter permease: MLHISPIFNAMMRNKSSVVLIIMQIALTLAIVSNAAFIIKERIDDMQRNSGIPEAEIVGLSMYFYDENVDITKQLQVDQQKIMELPYVIEATGINQLPLSGSGDSWGFRNQPEMEGALTSGAGVFAGNSNITQLFDQQITKGRSFRPDEMVIRDSGANAPKVAIITQALADELFPDGDALGKYIYSIDLPFQIIGIMDKMQGPWVHSPLVEKTVLLPAIYDEQFIRFAIRVEPGEADTMIKNVQDILLKLENRRVINPASTIADMKATSYQRDKLMTNMLMVIIAVLIFITALGIAGMTIFNVNRRQKQIGTRRALGASRADIQGYFMTESALIAGLGIVLGIILALVLNNYLMTYFSSEALSFNYIGATLVGIIVVIEIAVFIPALKASKISPAIATRSV, encoded by the coding sequence ATGTTACATATTTCTCCCATTTTTAATGCCATGATGCGAAACAAAAGCAGTGTTGTTTTGATTATTATGCAAATTGCCCTAACGTTAGCAATCGTCAGCAATGCGGCTTTCATTATTAAAGAGCGTATTGATGATATGCAGCGAAATAGTGGTATTCCTGAAGCTGAAATTGTTGGATTATCAATGTATTTCTATGATGAAAATGTAGATATCACCAAACAATTACAAGTAGATCAGCAAAAAATCATGGAATTGCCTTACGTTATTGAGGCTACTGGCATAAATCAACTACCACTTTCTGGCAGTGGCGATTCTTGGGGTTTTAGAAATCAGCCTGAAATGGAAGGTGCGTTAACGTCTGGTGCTGGTGTTTTTGCTGGTAATTCCAATATTACTCAATTGTTTGATCAACAAATCACTAAAGGCAGAAGCTTCCGACCTGATGAAATGGTCATTCGCGATAGCGGTGCTAATGCACCTAAAGTTGCCATTATCACACAAGCATTAGCAGATGAATTGTTTCCAGACGGTGATGCGCTAGGAAAATATATTTACAGTATCGACTTACCTTTTCAAATTATTGGTATTATGGATAAAATGCAGGGGCCATGGGTACATTCACCGTTAGTAGAAAAAACAGTGTTATTGCCTGCAATTTATGATGAGCAATTTATCCGTTTTGCTATTCGTGTCGAACCTGGTGAAGCTGATACTATGATTAAAAATGTGCAAGATATTCTATTAAAGCTAGAAAATCGTCGCGTGATTAATCCAGCCTCTACAATCGCCGACATGAAAGCGACTAGTTATCAACGTGATAAGCTGATGACGAATATGTTGATGGTTATCATTGCAGTACTTATTTTTATCACGGCGCTTGGTATTGCCGGCATGACCATTTTTAATGTAAATCGTCGTCAAAAACAAATAGGTACACGCCGGGCGCTAGGGGCAAGTCGTGCAGATATTCAAGGTTACTTTATGACGGAAAGTGCATTGATTGCTGGCTTAGGGATTGTCTTAGGTATTATTTTGGCGCTAGTGCTCAATAACTACTTGATGACCTACTTTTCTTCTGAAGCATTATCTTTTAATTATATTGGTGCAACGTTAGTAGGGATTATTGTGGTCATTGAAATTGCGGTATTTATACCTGCCTTAAAGGCCTCAAAAATTTCACCAGCTATCGCCACCCGATCAGTCTAG
- a CDS encoding ABC transporter permease codes for MFSYYIQLAIKSLKSTIGTTLLMVLAIACGIGISMTALTLNHMTGNNPISEKSDQLFAVQLQSTGSSSTWNTTDNVPQQLTYQDAANLMRALPELKHTPMYKTGFSVRTLDPEFAPVLRSSRVTTRHFFSMFDVNFLYGGPWSKTVDENPTFQVVISEELNDKLFGGGDNTGKEIFLNATTYQIVGITESWQPKPKFYDVNNGAFQSTEQLFIPFVLSSVYELQSWGNNNGWKEERVNNYQEKLNSEILWTQYWAELPTKKDQDTFSQFLSGYVSQQQKLARFERDDAKGLIRNVQQWLDYNNVVGDDSYVLVAVSFMFLVVCLVNSIGLLLAKFLRNAPHVGVRRALGASRGQVFAQHLVEVGLLGLLGGLLGLAFAYFGLSLLKNNFDGFDFVATMDITMFLAAPIIAVSATVLAGIYPAWRVCTTLPSIYLKTQ; via the coding sequence ATGTTTAGTTATTACATTCAACTTGCGATAAAAAGCTTAAAAAGCACGATAGGTACTACGCTGTTAATGGTATTAGCAATAGCCTGTGGTATCGGAATTTCAATGACAGCATTAACGTTAAATCACATGACGGGCAATAACCCGATCAGTGAAAAATCAGATCAATTATTTGCGGTTCAGTTGCAATCAACGGGTAGCAGTTCTACGTGGAACACCACAGATAATGTACCTCAACAATTGACTTATCAAGATGCAGCTAATTTAATGCGGGCTTTACCTGAATTAAAACACACACCCATGTATAAAACGGGTTTTTCTGTGCGTACGCTTGACCCTGAGTTTGCCCCTGTTTTGCGTTCAAGCCGTGTTACTACCCGTCATTTCTTTTCAATGTTTGACGTTAATTTTCTTTATGGCGGTCCATGGAGTAAAACTGTTGATGAAAATCCAACCTTCCAAGTGGTGATCAGTGAAGAGTTAAATGACAAGCTATTTGGTGGTGGTGATAATACCGGGAAAGAAATTTTCTTAAATGCAACGACTTATCAAATTGTTGGCATTACAGAGTCTTGGCAACCCAAACCAAAGTTTTATGACGTTAACAATGGCGCGTTTCAAAGCACTGAACAGCTGTTTATTCCCTTCGTTTTATCCAGCGTTTACGAGTTACAGTCTTGGGGAAATAATAATGGTTGGAAAGAAGAACGTGTTAATAATTACCAAGAAAAGCTCAACTCTGAAATCTTATGGACACAATACTGGGCAGAACTGCCAACGAAAAAAGATCAAGACACATTTTCACAGTTTCTATCAGGGTATGTTAGCCAACAACAAAAGTTAGCAAGGTTTGAACGTGACGATGCAAAAGGGCTAATACGCAATGTTCAGCAATGGCTTGATTATAACAATGTTGTTGGTGACGACTCATACGTGTTGGTTGCGGTGAGCTTTATGTTTTTAGTGGTATGTTTAGTGAATAGTATCGGTTTATTACTGGCTAAATTCTTACGGAATGCTCCTCATGTAGGCGTTCGTAGAGCACTAGGTGCTAGCCGTGGGCAAGTATTTGCTCAACACTTAGTTGAAGTTGGTCTACTTGGACTGCTTGGTGGGTTACTTGGATTAGCATTTGCGTATTTTGGTTTGTCATTATTGAAAAATAATTTTGATGGCTTTGACTTCGTTGCCACGATGGATATCACCATGTTTTTAGCGGCCCCCATCATAGCGGTGAGCGCTACAGTATTGGCAGGGATTTACCCCGCATGGCGAGTGTGTACTACGCTTCCCTCTATTTATTTAAAAACTCAATAG
- a CDS encoding ABC transporter ATP-binding protein, whose translation MLVMSDINKVYQTELVQTHALRDFNLTVKEGEFIAVTGPSGSGKTTFLNIAGLLENISSGDYQLDGQSIVGLSDKELSRLRNEKIGFIFQGFNLIPDLNLFENVDVPLRYRGFSTKERKEKIEHALELVGLASRMKHLPSQLSGGQQQRVAIARALAGEPKFLLADEPTGNLDSLMAKQVMELLEKINKQGTTIVMVTHDAELARRAERNIQIVDGQLCDFTMYQGGATAKDQEAIA comes from the coding sequence ATGTTAGTAATGTCAGATATTAATAAAGTGTATCAAACGGAATTAGTGCAAACCCACGCGCTACGTGATTTTAACTTAACAGTAAAAGAGGGAGAATTTATTGCAGTCACTGGGCCTTCAGGCTCAGGTAAAACCACTTTTTTAAATATTGCTGGTTTATTAGAAAATATTTCATCAGGTGATTACCAACTTGATGGTCAAAGTATTGTTGGGTTAAGTGATAAAGAACTTTCACGTTTAAGAAATGAAAAAATTGGCTTTATCTTTCAAGGGTTTAATCTTATTCCTGATTTAAACCTATTTGAAAATGTTGATGTGCCATTACGGTATCGCGGATTCAGTACTAAAGAGCGAAAAGAAAAAATTGAGCATGCGCTTGAACTTGTTGGGTTGGCATCGCGAATGAAACATTTACCGTCACAGTTATCGGGTGGGCAGCAGCAACGGGTTGCCATTGCAAGAGCATTAGCAGGTGAGCCTAAGTTTTTATTAGCGGATGAGCCAACCGGTAACCTTGACAGTTTAATGGCAAAACAAGTGATGGAACTATTAGAAAAAATAAACAAACAAGGCACTACTATCGTCATGGTAACACACGATGCTGAACTTGCCCGTAGAGCAGAGCGTAATATTCAGATCGTTGATGGGCAACTTTGTGACTTTACCATGTACCAAGGTGGCGCAACCGCAAAAGATCAGGAAGCAATCGCCTAA
- a CDS encoding efflux RND transporter periplasmic adaptor subunit translates to MIRDTSQQDTQVVSKNSNKVKKFAYIAIIGAILFVAWQATSSWLSADKSIARDQLKLAIVERGDLLRDIVASGKIVAANAPIVYSPEQGLVTLKVKPGDMVELGQKVAEIDSPQLMATLGQQKTLVQRLSSALNREKLASRRKQLEYQQKLELAKVDLAAAEREARRANQSIERNIISQIDFEQAQDELSKSRLRTQHAEQEATLAIDTLAFEVENKALELKAEQQRLTELQRKVDELDIMSPVSGIVGNWLVEQKAKVNNNDSLMMIVDLSAYEAELQVPEAYADELGLGMTVEVSMAGKTLYGQLASISPEVIGNQVTARVRMDKTQGAGLRQNQRVSARIILEQKDNVLMVRRGQFYQSGAGKLAYLVRDDSAERIAIESGATSMSHIEIVKGAKEGDTLVISSLELFDDKARVLLY, encoded by the coding sequence ATGATCAGGGATACTAGCCAACAAGATACGCAAGTCGTTTCAAAAAACTCAAACAAAGTAAAGAAATTTGCATATATTGCGATCATAGGCGCGATTTTGTTCGTTGCTTGGCAAGCGACATCTTCTTGGTTAAGCGCAGATAAAAGCATTGCGCGTGACCAATTAAAATTAGCGATAGTAGAACGTGGCGACTTATTAAGAGATATCGTTGCTTCAGGAAAAATTGTCGCAGCAAATGCCCCAATCGTTTATAGCCCAGAGCAAGGGTTAGTTACGTTGAAAGTGAAACCTGGAGATATGGTTGAACTTGGACAAAAAGTGGCAGAAATAGATAGCCCACAACTGATGGCAACCCTTGGACAGCAAAAAACCTTGGTTCAGCGCTTAAGTTCAGCATTAAACCGTGAAAAGTTAGCTTCGCGCAGAAAACAACTTGAGTATCAGCAAAAACTTGAATTAGCCAAGGTTGATCTTGCAGCAGCAGAGCGTGAAGCTCGTCGCGCTAATCAATCTATTGAGCGTAATATTATTAGTCAAATTGATTTTGAACAAGCACAAGATGAGCTTTCAAAATCACGTTTACGTACCCAGCATGCAGAACAAGAAGCAACACTGGCCATTGATACATTAGCGTTCGAAGTTGAAAACAAAGCATTAGAACTTAAAGCCGAGCAGCAACGCTTAACGGAGTTACAAAGAAAGGTTGATGAGCTCGATATCATGTCGCCGGTGAGTGGTATTGTTGGTAACTGGTTAGTTGAGCAAAAAGCCAAAGTCAATAATAACGATTCTTTGATGATGATCGTTGATTTATCTGCCTATGAAGCTGAGTTGCAAGTACCAGAAGCATATGCTGATGAGCTTGGCTTAGGTATGACAGTAGAGGTGAGCATGGCAGGTAAAACATTATACGGCCAGTTAGCGTCAATTTCACCCGAGGTAATTGGCAATCAAGTGACGGCAAGAGTGCGTATGGATAAAACACAAGGTGCAGGGTTAAGACAAAACCAACGTGTGAGTGCTCGTATTATCTTGGAGCAAAAAGACAATGTATTAATGGTGCGTAGAGGTCAGTTTTATCAAAGTGGAGCAGGCAAGTTAGCTTACTTGGTGCGTGATGATTCTGCCGAACGAATTGCGATTGAAAGTGGTGCAACAAGTATGAGCCATATCGAAATTGTAAAAGGGGCAAAAGAAGGTGACACCTTAGTCATTTCAAGCCTAGAACTCTTTGATGATAAAGCGCGTGTATTGCTTTATTAA
- a CDS encoding oxidative damage protection protein — protein sequence MSRMVFCQKLQKEAPGLAFQLYPGDVGKRIFENISQEAWTDWQKKQTMLINEHKMNMMNPDDRTVLEKSMVDFLFNNIEPNIEGYTPEQK from the coding sequence ATGAGTAGAATGGTTTTTTGCCAAAAGTTACAAAAAGAAGCGCCAGGTTTAGCCTTTCAATTGTACCCAGGAGACGTTGGTAAACGTATTTTCGAAAACATCAGTCAAGAAGCATGGACAGATTGGCAAAAAAAACAAACGATGCTGATTAATGAACATAAAATGAATATGATGAACCCTGATGATCGCACGGTGCTAGAAAAGTCGATGGTCGATTTTTTATTCAACAATATCGAACCAAATATCGAAGGCTACACGCCAGAGCAAAAATAA
- a CDS encoding Arm DNA-binding domain-containing protein — MTLSVNVFTNQYLFELEPKEKEYIVSEVACKGFSVRIFPSSIKTFIYRNRTNNVSNKVAIARVGSISINDARYKMSY; from the coding sequence ATGACTTTATCTGTAAATGTTTTCACAAATCAGTATCTTTTTGAACTTGAACCCAAAGAAAAGGAATACATAGTATCCGAGGTAGCATGTAAAGGCTTTTCAGTAAGAATATTTCCTTCTAGCATTAAAACCTTTATCTATCGAAACAGAACTAATAATGTAAGTAATAAGGTAGCTATTGCTAGAGTTGGAAGTATTTCAATAAACGATGCAAGATACAAGATGAGTTATTAG
- a CDS encoding glutaminase has protein sequence MNKDLSNLREKLQTLLLAQHDSSSRGNVADYIPALAEVDPNLMGAAIATIDGDFVGVGDYQHAFSIQSISKVFGLVMAMNRVGDSLWQRVNMEPSGQPFNSIIQLEWEKGIPRNPVINAGAILISDVLVSHYSASKLAFVSFLRTIANDEDIHIDHDVFQSELTHGNRNAALAYLMKSFNNIEAEVPDVLEHYFTQCSVTMNCQQLAQSLLFLANKGINPLTNTPVCTRKEAHRVNAILSTSGMYDQSGEFAFSVGLPAKSGVGGGIVAIVPNFGVICAWSPPLNSFGNSVVGMNFIAGLAEELGLSIY, from the coding sequence ATGAATAAAGATTTATCGAATTTACGCGAAAAATTGCAAACACTACTCTTAGCACAACATGATAGTAGTTCTCGTGGTAATGTCGCTGATTATATCCCTGCTTTAGCAGAGGTAGATCCGAACTTAATGGGTGCAGCTATTGCGACAATTGATGGGGACTTTGTTGGTGTAGGTGATTACCAACATGCCTTTTCAATTCAAAGCATTTCAAAGGTGTTTGGTTTAGTCATGGCGATGAACCGCGTAGGCGATTCATTATGGCAACGTGTAAATATGGAGCCTTCTGGACAACCGTTTAATTCAATTATTCAACTTGAATGGGAAAAAGGCATACCTCGAAATCCGGTTATTAATGCTGGCGCTATTTTAATTTCAGATGTTTTAGTGAGCCATTATTCAGCAAGTAAACTCGCTTTTGTCAGTTTTTTACGCACCATAGCCAACGACGAAGATATTCATATTGATCATGATGTGTTTCAATCAGAGCTCACTCACGGTAATCGCAATGCGGCGTTAGCATATTTGATGAAAAGTTTTAATAATATTGAAGCTGAAGTGCCTGATGTATTAGAACATTATTTTACACAATGTTCAGTTACAATGAATTGCCAACAATTAGCACAAAGCTTATTATTTTTAGCCAATAAAGGTATAAACCCATTAACCAATACACCTGTATGCACACGAAAAGAAGCGCATAGAGTTAATGCTATTTTATCAACGAGTGGAATGTACGATCAATCTGGTGAATTTGCTTTTTCCGTTGGTTTACCGGCGAAAAGCGGCGTAGGAGGTGGAATTGTCGCAATTGTGCCTAATTTCGGTGTTATTTGTGCATGGAGCCCACCATTAAATAGTTTTGGCAATTCCGTTGTCGGTATGAACTTTATCGCAGGACTTGCCGAAGAATTAGGATTATCCATTTACTAG
- a CDS encoding EAL domain-containing response regulator: protein MNKTKVLVVDDSKVQRNHVIELCRQQGVINIESAENGQVALDMLTANQFDLVFIDLEMPVMDGVELVSQIAERKLVGAVIILSSKDPSLILSIGTMAESDGLSVVGTFQKPMKEEDLAISLNRMTNDFVKVSKKIVNEELTKEDLLRAMVNREITLYYQPKLTVKGLLLKGVEALSRWPHPERGMISPVQFIDAAERFGVISQLTEYLFDIALHEKKQWQERGLNFHLSLNLSPLSLADQHLAERIFNQVQRYNIAPKDVVLEVTENALSGEVSKAIQTLATLRLKGFNLAIDDYGTGFANAQQLSRVPSTELKLDRILVDNVSTNPHQQAILKSTVALSKDLQLTTVAEGVEYLDDYKFIYQLDVDLVQGYYFAKPMAPSDLIDWIKHELGEHRKAIQRELSS, encoded by the coding sequence ATGAATAAAACAAAAGTACTTGTCGTTGACGATAGTAAAGTACAACGCAACCATGTTATTGAGTTGTGTCGTCAGCAAGGAGTGATTAATATCGAAAGTGCGGAGAATGGTCAAGTTGCACTAGATATGTTGACAGCCAATCAATTTGATCTTGTATTTATAGATTTAGAAATGCCAGTGATGGACGGGGTTGAATTAGTTAGTCAAATAGCTGAACGTAAATTAGTCGGCGCGGTGATTATTTTAAGCTCAAAAGATCCTTCGTTAATACTAAGCATTGGTACTATGGCTGAAAGCGACGGCTTATCAGTTGTGGGTACTTTTCAAAAACCGATGAAAGAAGAAGATCTAGCCATTAGTTTGAACCGAATGACCAATGACTTTGTAAAAGTAAGTAAGAAAATAGTCAATGAAGAATTAACCAAAGAAGACTTGCTTCGAGCTATGGTTAATCGTGAAATCACACTTTATTACCAGCCAAAACTAACGGTTAAAGGGTTATTATTAAAAGGTGTTGAGGCTTTATCTCGGTGGCCTCATCCGGAGCGAGGCATGATTTCACCGGTTCAATTTATAGATGCAGCAGAACGTTTTGGTGTGATTTCTCAATTAACTGAATATTTATTTGATATTGCATTACACGAAAAAAAGCAGTGGCAAGAACGTGGATTGAATTTTCATTTATCTTTAAATTTATCTCCGTTATCTCTAGCGGATCAACATCTAGCAGAGAGAATTTTTAATCAAGTTCAACGCTATAATATTGCCCCTAAAGATGTGGTATTAGAAGTGACTGAAAATGCGCTATCAGGTGAAGTGTCAAAAGCTATTCAAACGCTTGCAACACTAAGGCTTAAAGGGTTTAATTTGGCAATTGATGACTATGGTACAGGGTTCGCAAATGCTCAGCAACTGTCAAGAGTTCCTTCGACAGAGTTAAAGCTGGATAGAATTCTTGTTGATAATGTATCTACTAACCCACACCAACAAGCTATTTTGAAGAGTACGGTTGCATTAAGCAAAGATTTACAACTAACAACGGTCGCTGAAGGTGTGGAATACTTAGATGATTATAAGTTTATTTATCAGTTAGATGTCGATTTAGTGCAAGGTTATTATTTTGCGAAACCTATGGCGCCTAGCGATTTGATTGATTGGATTAAACATGAATTAGGTGAACATCGTAAAGCCATTCAACGTGAATTATCGTCTTAA
- a CDS encoding protein-glutamate methylesterase/protein-glutamine glutaminase, which translates to MSIEVMIVDDSAVVRQVISSVLNQVSDINVYAVANDPIFAYDKMKKQWPDVVILDIEMPRMDGITFLKKIMAEKPTPVIICSSLAEHGAELSLSALAAGAFEIITKPTIGVKNFLESSGKEIITVVRAASVARIRRVKRQVSALPEDIAQKQDDFSHEPMNMPLDTDLASLAKTTDRVVGIGSSTGGTIALEKVLTQLPRTCPGIVIVQHMPEKFTAAFAERLNSICAVEIKEASSGDRIIPGHVLIAPGGKHIQVKRSGGQYITIVSEGPAVNRHCPSVDVLFNSLATHVKQNATGIILTGMGNDGAKGLLAMKVSGSKTVAQNEKSSVVFGMPKEAIKLNAAKEIVDLDDMVKFIN; encoded by the coding sequence ATGAGTATAGAAGTAATGATTGTTGATGATTCGGCAGTGGTTCGTCAAGTTATTTCGTCAGTGTTAAATCAAGTGAGTGATATCAATGTTTATGCGGTTGCTAACGATCCAATTTTTGCGTATGACAAAATGAAAAAGCAATGGCCAGATGTTGTCATTCTTGATATTGAAATGCCGCGAATGGACGGGATCACTTTTTTAAAAAAAATAATGGCGGAAAAGCCAACACCCGTGATTATTTGTTCATCATTAGCTGAACATGGCGCTGAATTATCACTTTCAGCATTGGCTGCAGGTGCTTTTGAAATTATCACTAAGCCAACAATAGGGGTGAAAAACTTTTTAGAAAGCTCAGGTAAAGAAATTATAACGGTAGTAAGAGCAGCTTCAGTCGCTAGAATTCGTCGAGTAAAGCGACAAGTATCGGCGCTACCTGAAGATATAGCACAAAAACAAGATGATTTTAGTCACGAACCTATGAACATGCCTTTGGATACAGACTTAGCAAGTCTGGCGAAAACAACTGACCGAGTGGTTGGTATTGGTTCCTCAACAGGAGGGACAATTGCTTTGGAAAAAGTATTAACACAATTACCTAGAACTTGCCCTGGTATTGTTATAGTACAGCATATGCCTGAAAAGTTTACTGCTGCATTTGCTGAACGGTTAAATTCGATTTGTGCAGTGGAAATAAAAGAAGCTTCTTCTGGTGACAGGATTATTCCAGGCCACGTATTAATAGCGCCAGGAGGTAAGCATATTCAGGTGAAAAGATCTGGTGGGCAATATATTACGATTGTTTCAGAGGGACCAGCAGTTAATCGGCATTGTCCGTCTGTTGATGTTTTATTTAATTCGTTGGCCACACACGTCAAGCAAAATGCTACAGGAATAATTCTTACTGGTATGGGGAATGATGGGGCTAAAGGATTATTAGCCATGAAGGTGTCGGGTAGTAAAACTGTTGCCCAGAATGAAAAGTCTTCTGTGGTGTTTGGCATGCCTAAAGAAGCAATCAAATTAAATGCTGCAAAAGAGATAGTTGATTTAGATGATATGGTTAAATTTATAAATTAA
- a CDS encoding chemotaxis protein CheD, whose amino-acid sequence MQNEINIQAGETYFGSSPCKIKTLLGSCVAVTVWHQRLKIGGMCHYLIAHPEGLTEYQPHIASYKYGEDALEFLSQKMRAHANMNEYKLALYGGANMYTRKASPSIGDKNVSLAKQWIKKNKLTVEEEDVLENICRTITLDLDTGEVYLRRYQQESRA is encoded by the coding sequence GTGCAAAATGAAATAAATATTCAAGCGGGGGAAACCTATTTTGGCAGCAGTCCCTGTAAGATTAAAACATTATTAGGCTCTTGCGTAGCTGTTACGGTATGGCATCAACGTTTAAAAATTGGTGGTATGTGTCATTATTTAATTGCTCATCCTGAAGGTTTAACGGAATATCAACCGCATATTGCAAGTTATAAGTATGGTGAAGATGCGTTGGAGTTTTTAAGTCAAAAAATGCGTGCACATGCAAATATGAATGAATATAAATTAGCTTTATATGGTGGGGCAAATATGTATACGCGTAAGGCTTCCCCTTCAATAGGCGATAAAAATGTATCGCTTGCTAAACAATGGATAAAGAAAAATAAGCTGACTGTAGAGGAAGAAGATGTTTTGGAAAATATCTGTCGTACCATTACCTTAGATCTAGATACTGGCGAAGTATATTTAAGACGTTATCAACAAGAAAGTAGGGCGTAA
- a CDS encoding CheR family methyltransferase, whose amino-acid sequence MGTTTRENIPTKEEFSLFQTLVHNRLGINLPAHKRVMLGHRLFKRLNALQLNNFRDYFNYINHLEHTKELETALELITTNETFFFREEKHFEFLQQKVLPNISVNKTFKIWSAAASTGEEPYSIAMLMQYHCRSSWQLMASDVNNSVLTHARKGIYNDERARFLPAHYRKEFCMKGIDEFQGFMRVKPSIRNKVQYFTFNLLDDMASIGMVDLIFIRNVMIYFTDETRQKIIDNIQTILNPKGWLFISHSETLHGLSHDFNIVQPAIYQRK is encoded by the coding sequence ATGGGGACAACAACAAGAGAAAATATACCAACAAAAGAGGAGTTTTCTCTTTTTCAAACTTTGGTACATAACCGGCTTGGTATTAATTTGCCCGCGCATAAACGGGTGATGTTAGGCCATAGATTATTTAAACGGCTAAATGCCTTACAGTTAAATAATTTTAGAGACTATTTTAATTACATTAATCATTTAGAGCATACAAAAGAATTAGAGACAGCATTAGAATTGATCACAACGAATGAAACATTTTTTTTTCGTGAAGAGAAACATTTTGAGTTTTTACAACAAAAAGTTTTACCAAACATATCGGTAAATAAAACGTTTAAAATTTGGAGTGCAGCAGCCTCAACAGGTGAAGAACCGTACAGTATTGCAATGTTAATGCAATATCATTGTAGGTCTTCTTGGCAGTTAATGGCTTCAGATGTAAATAACAGTGTATTAACGCACGCAAGAAAAGGCATTTATAACGATGAAAGAGCGCGATTTTTACCTGCACATTACCGAAAAGAGTTTTGTATGAAAGGTATTGATGAATTTCAAGGGTTTATGCGTGTAAAGCCAAGTATTCGAAATAAGGTTCAGTATTTTACCTTTAACTTGCTTGATGATATGGCATCAATAGGCATGGTAGATTTAATTTTTATTCGCAATGTGATGATTTATTTTACTGATGAAACAAGACAAAAAATTATAGATAACATCCAAACAATATTAAACCCTAAGGGGTGGCTTTTTATTAGTCACTCAGAAACATTACATGGATTGTCACATGATTTTAATATTGTTCAACCAGCTATTTACCAACGGAAATAA